The genome window AAATCCAAGCCTTAAAAGTGCGATTCTGGCTATTGGACTGAGCGGTTGGACAGGCTATGCTAGAATAGTACGGGGCGAAGTCTTGAGCCTAAAGGAGCAGGATTATGTTCGCCTGGCCAGAGTCGCGGGGTGTAGCAGCAAGCGCATTCTCTTTTCTCACATCCTTCCGAATATCATGAATACCCTGATCATTATCGTCACCCTTCAACTGGGCCAGGTGATTATAGCCATGGCCGCTTTGAGTTTCCTTGGACTGGGTGTGCAGCCCCCTTCCGCCACCTGGGGTTTAATGCTCTCCGAAGGCCGCAAATATATTACTTACGCCTGGTGGCTGGCCACCTTCCCCGGGATTGCCATCCTTCTGACAGTGCTAGGGTTCAACCTGATGGGCGACTGGCTGCGGGACACCTTTGACCCGAAGCAGAAATTAAGATAGGCCCATAACTCCTGGCTTAAGCAATCTGAAGCAGGAATCCAGATTCTGAAACCAGGAAGCCAAAAGGAACATAATTATGACAATCGCTATAATTGCAGCAGCCATTTAAAGATTGGCTTAAATATGAAACCTTCCGGGAATAAAAAAACAGGAGTTTAAAATGGAAATTACCAAGGCAGAAAGCTATGTTTTGCAAGTGCCTCTCAATCAACCTATCGCCGACGGTATGCAGGCTATGAATTATTTTGAACTTGTAGGCATTAATATTCATGTGGATGAAGGGATCAGGGGTATAGGCTATACACTGACCGTGGGCGCGGGCGGGAGTGTGATCCAGAAGGTGATTGATGACCTGTTTATTGAGGCGCTCATTGGCAAGGACCCATACAATGTCAAAGAGATTTGGTGGGACCTGTACTACGGCCGGGCGCACTGGATCGGCCGGGCCGGTGCGGTCACCATGGCTCAGGCCGCGGTGGATATTGCGTTATGGGATATAATCGCTAAAAAGGCGGAGCGGCCGCTCTGGCAGGTCCTGGGCGGATGCCGGTCCACGGACCTCCCTGCCTACATCACCGCCGCCGGGTGGCTGAATTTCACCGAGGAAGAGTTAATCCAGCGTATGAAAAGGGCGCTCGATAGCGGATATACCGACTTTAAAATGAAAGTTGGGAAACCCGACCCCAGGGAAGATTATCACCGTGTCAAAGCGGTCCGGGAGGCTCTCGGCGACGAGGTCACCCTGATGATTGATGTGAACCAGGCTTGGGATTTTAATACCGCCTGCGTTTGGGGGCAAAGGCTGGAAGAGTTTAACCTTGTCTGGCTGGAAGAACCCCTGCATCCGGATGACATCAAAGCGCACCGGCTGCTCAGGGAGAAAGTTAATATTCCCATTGCACTTGGGGAACATGTCTATACTACCCAGGCTTTCCGAGATTATATAGAACAGGAGGCCGTGGATATACTGCAGGTTGACGTCACCAGAATCGGGGGTATCACCCCCTGGATGGAGGTGGCCGCAATGGCTAATGTCAACAACATCCGCGTCTGTCCCCATGCCGGTGATTTGGGCCAGGTCCATCAGCACCTCATCCGGGCCATTCCTAATAGCTGGTTTCTCGAAGGAGGCGGCTGGTGGACCAGGATGTTTAAAGATCAGGTCGAAATCAAGGAAGGCATGAACCTGACACCTTTAAACCCCGGGGCCTCCACGGAATTCGATGAAGAATACTTTGAAAAAAACAGGGTTTCATGAATGGGTTGCCATAATTGAATTTGACTGGAGGAGGAAGATAATATGTCCCGTCGTCTTGAAGGTAAAACCGCCCTCATTACCGGCTCTACCTCAGGCATCGGTAAGGGGATAGCCCTTGAGTTCGCTTGCCAGGGTGCGCGGGTCGTGGTCAACGGCCGTCGCAAGAATCTGGGCGAGGAGGTCGTGGCTGAAATCAAGTCAAACGGCGGCGAAGCCTCTTTTTACCAGGCCGATGTCTCTCAGCAGGACCAGATCGAAGCTATGGCTCGCTTTGTGGGTGAAACGTACGGCGGGCTCGATATCCTGGTGAACAACGCCGCTCTCACCGGGGCGGGTCGAGCCGGTCGAATCGGCGACCCTCCGGGAGAATTGTGGAAAGGCACCTCTGAGGAGTTATGGGATGAGTTGTACCGGGTCGGCTTACGCGGCCCTTGCTTGTGTTCAAAATATTTAATGCCTTATCTGATTAAGAGCGGCCAGGGTTCGATCATTAACATCTCCTCTATCACGGCCCTGCGCGGGTTTGCCATGGACGCCTACTCCATGGTCAAAGGAGGCCTTATCAGCTTGAGCATCTCTATGGCCGTTAGCTATGCCCGCGACCGTGTCAGGGTGAACTGTATCTGTCCGGGCTTTATCCTGGTTGAGCGAATAATGGATGACACCGATCCAAACAAAAAATTCGCACCCTTTGTCCGGCAGAGCCTGACCCGGCTGGGCAGACCCCAGGACATCGCCTACACCGCCGTTTATCTGGCTTCTAATGAATCGGAATATGTAACCGGAGCCGTGTTTAACATTGATGGCGGGCTGGCGGCCAAAGGTTTATATAGCATCCCCGGGGCTGAAACTGCTTAGAGAAATGAGCTGGATTTTTAAAGCGGAAATATAGGTTTTGAAAAGGTGGAAGAATCGAGCATGAGTCAACAGATTTTTTCTGATGTCAAGGTTCTGGACCTGACCTGGTATATTTCGGGTCCTTACTGCGCTAAATTATTCGCCGACTTTGGCGCGGATGTGATCAAGATTGAAAGACCGGAGAAAGGGGACCCGGCCAGGGAGATGGGGCCGTTTCTTGGCGATGAGAAGCATCCGGAAAAGAGTCTTCTTTTTTCTCACCTCAACCTGAACAAAAAGAGCGTTACCCTCAACCTCAAGAGCGGCGTCGGCCGGGAGATCGTGGTGGAGCTTGTAAAGGATTCGGATATCCTGGTGGAGAGCTTCAGTCCGGGGGTCATGGAAAGACTGAACCTGGACTATGAAACGCTCCACAAGATAAACCCA of Deltaproteobacteria bacterium contains these proteins:
- a CDS encoding ABC transporter permease, producing the protein MKRKLPYHAFVLVGLFLFAVIFGPFVIPHDPFETNLKLSILPPAWQEGGSTKYLLGTDSMGRDMLSRLIYGSRITLIASLVAICLAGTIGVMLGMISGYFGGKTDMAIMRTTDIFMSLPLIMMAIILASMLNPSLKSAILAIGLSGWTGYARIVRGEVLSLKEQDYVRLARVAGCSSKRILFSHILPNIMNTLIIIVTLQLGQVIIAMAALSFLGLGVQPPSATWGLMLSEGRKYITYAWWLATFPGIAILLTVLGFNLMGDWLRDTFDPKQKLR
- a CDS encoding mandelate racemase/muconate lactonizing enzyme family protein, producing MEITKAESYVLQVPLNQPIADGMQAMNYFELVGINIHVDEGIRGIGYTLTVGAGGSVIQKVIDDLFIEALIGKDPYNVKEIWWDLYYGRAHWIGRAGAVTMAQAAVDIALWDIIAKKAERPLWQVLGGCRSTDLPAYITAAGWLNFTEEELIQRMKRALDSGYTDFKMKVGKPDPREDYHRVKAVREALGDEVTLMIDVNQAWDFNTACVWGQRLEEFNLVWLEEPLHPDDIKAHRLLREKVNIPIALGEHVYTTQAFRDYIEQEAVDILQVDVTRIGGITPWMEVAAMANVNNIRVCPHAGDLGQVHQHLIRAIPNSWFLEGGGWWTRMFKDQVEIKEGMNLTPLNPGASTEFDEEYFEKNRVS
- a CDS encoding SDR family oxidoreductase; the protein is MSRRLEGKTALITGSTSGIGKGIALEFACQGARVVVNGRRKNLGEEVVAEIKSNGGEASFYQADVSQQDQIEAMARFVGETYGGLDILVNNAALTGAGRAGRIGDPPGELWKGTSEELWDELYRVGLRGPCLCSKYLMPYLIKSGQGSIINISSITALRGFAMDAYSMVKGGLISLSISMAVSYARDRVRVNCICPGFILVERIMDDTDPNKKFAPFVRQSLTRLGRPQDIAYTAVYLASNESEYVTGAVFNIDGGLAAKGLYSIPGAETA